The Xiphophorus maculatus strain JP 163 A chromosome 7, X_maculatus-5.0-male, whole genome shotgun sequence region GTTGTGTTTCTTTGCAGCTTCGGTCGCTTCCAGCTTAACAACAGCTAAGAAATGTCTCCAAGAAAATGTCTCCATATGATTGATAAATAATTATGACCAGTAGAAGTAATATTTTGTACGAGTCAATTAGCCCAAATAGAGATTAGGGCCATCAATTATATAACatctttgaaaataataaagaataaaattgaaatttcCACGAATATGCCCTAAATATACTAAAACACTTACCTTACTTGTGAGAAAGCTCAAACTGCGGCAAATGCCTGACATATTGAGTTTGTGAGGCACAAGCTGCTACTCAGACGCAAGACGCCAAGGTTACAGCGCTGCTAAAGGCTAAATATAGAAAATGCTAACGTTAAGTCGCAATGAAGTTGAGAGCCTAATGTCTAACAATATTTACTAAATTCACCACCAAATCCTCCGTTcgagaaaaataacattatacTCCAAAACAGCCTAAACACTTTTGTCCTGAGTTTCACTTGCACGAAGCTAACCGGAAACGTGACTGAGTTACATCTAAACTGTACCGGTTGGAAAACACTacttcctttatttatttattttaatataaaactttattactggtctaaaatgcacatttaaaagtttaagaaTTCTATCTAGATAAATAAGCACTTTTTTATaagtattttcaaaacttttttcatcTGCGTATCTGAAATTAACAAATGAACCATCACCTTTTCCTGGGGAATTATTTTGCAGGAGCTCTTAGATAGCTTTCAACTTCTAGGCGAGTTCCGCCAATTTTtaggttattttcttttacaaatgaagCACGAACCAGcgataacataaaaataaatattaaaaggtaaaaaaaacataaaggaaaatGACAGAGAACCACGTGTCCGGGATGGAGGCTTCGGCCGTGTCCGTTCTGAAACGAGCCGTGGAGCTGGACCACAGCGGCCGCTTCCAGGAGTCTCTGGTCTGCTACCAGGAGGGGATCCAGCTGCTCTTAGACGTGTTGAAAGGTATCCCATTGCTCCTgatgtaaacattaaaattcaCAACTCTCAGCTCACATGTTTCCTTCCGGTCTTAACAGCTTTGAAAGATGACTCAAAGAGAGGACACTACAGGGAGAAGATCAAGGGCTACATGGACAGAGCAGAGCAAATCAAATCTCATGTTAACCAGATGAAAGAAGGTACTGTCATCAAACACAGGACTTCCAGAACTCTCCATACCGCTTCAACATATTTACGTTTCCTCCTTCTGCATGTATGACGCGTTTTCCTAGGTTTTAATGTGGTAATTGGTAGTTGTGTGATAACATTTCCATGTTCAGAGGAAGAAATGAACAAGGTTCTGTGAGCTGTCCAAAGTTCTGGTTATTGTTTTTGAACCTCTGCTTTGAACCTCTCTATAACCTTTTCCTGCGTTTcttatgctgtttgttctctaatgttctctaacaaacttcGGACACTTTTCCAGAACAGTTGAATTTATgctgagatttatttttacacaccTGACTGAATACAAACTATTCTtgttacttaaaaaataaataaaatttatgcattctttttctttcacttcacaataatgcacccctttttgtttgtttattacataaaattctCGCAAAATACCGTgatgtttttggttgtaatgaCACAAAACgtggaaaatgtaaatattttttctcgTGCTGACAGATGGGAAATATCACGAGCAGATAAAGATCTCGGAGGATGCCACAGGCTACTGCTATGAGGCTCTGTTTAAACCATACATCAGCAGCGCTCTCTCTGAGATTTGGGTGGAGGACCCATACATACGTCATACCCACCAGGTATGAtccctgttttttctcttttatttattattgtgtgGTTTCTTTCTGCTGGATTCATTCATATTAGGCTTTGCTCAAAGATGGCAGCAGCTACTGTATTCTGATAATCAGGGTTACACTGTgattcaattttaatttttcttgtattttgccacaaaatttaaaggaaacaagAGTTGGTGCATTGCCATGCATGCAAATTCTGCATTGAAATACTATTTCTGCCCccttctttctttccctttGCTGCCCGCACTGGATCCATATTCTTAGAGATAGAGTGAGCTAATAAAAAGTGGTGAGGatgttgtaaaaaaaaggaagataCAGATAAGAGTAATCaaaatgtggttaaaaaaaaaagttaaattcttATTTCATAATATgagatttagatttttactcAGAGACGGTGTTTCAAAattaaggtttattttttattgtttttgctttggtgttcaatttattctaatattctttaaaagtcctgtttttaaataaaaaaattttctgaaaatgtatctTCCTACACAGCTATTGTTATCTTTTACTCATATGAATCATATTTAAGCTTTGAGTTAAACTTCATACAGTTTAATAGTTTGAAGTCTCCTCTCAGCACAAACGTGTTTTATTAATGCTAATTAAACCCGTACGTCTCCTCTGCACCAGTTGTACAACTTCCTACGGTTCTGTGAGATGTTGCTAAAATCGTGCGGCAAGGTGAATAAGATCCACCTCCTCACATCCCAGGATGAAGTAGGTTACCTAAATAATGAGCTGACATTGTGTGACGAATGTCAAGCAGTCACAGATGTTAATGATtctgatgggtttttttgtccaGGGTGATAACACCCAGCAGAGCAGCGCTCTGTCCGAGCTGAGGGACAGTCTGGGGGGTCATGGGGTGACTCTGGATGTTCAGTATTCCTCCACCATTCATGACAGGGAGATCAGGTGTGTCTTTTACCtacagggtgttttttttttattgtttgctttcAGTTTGCAACTATGTGCaacgatgttttttttttcttgtgttcaaAATGAGGAATTAATACTCTGGTAACTGTTTATAGGTTTGACAATGGTTGGATTATAAAAATCGGAAGAGGGTTGGATTACTTTAAGAAGCCTAAGGTGAGACTGCAGCTTCATATTCTGAgtaatcatctttttttctgatatcTGTGGATGTTAAGTTCTGATTGTTGTGTCCAACAGGGCCGGTTCTCTATCGGATATTGTGACTACGACCTCAGACCCTGCCATGAGACGTCTGTTGACATTTTCCacaccaaacacacaaaaactctATGATATTCATCCtgctcaaaataatattttcctcTAACTTCAGA contains the following coding sequences:
- the mitd1 gene encoding MIT domain-containing protein 1, producing MTENHVSGMEASAVSVLKRAVELDHSGRFQESLVCYQEGIQLLLDVLKALKDDSKRGHYREKIKGYMDRAEQIKSHVNQMKEDGKYHEQIKISEDATGYCYEALFKPYISSALSEIWVEDPYIRHTHQLYNFLRFCEMLLKSCGKVNKIHLLTSQDEGDNTQQSSALSELRDSLGGHGVTLDVQYSSTIHDREIRFDNGWIIKIGRGLDYFKKPKGRFSIGYCDYDLRPCHETSVDIFHTKHTKTL